The genomic interval TCAGAAACACCTCAGGATCTTGTTCATTCAGAAACACAGGGTCTTGTTGATTTAGGAGCATCCCAGGATCTTGTTCATTCGGAAACATCTCAGGGTCTTGTTCATTCGGAATCATCTCAGGGTCTTATTCATTCAAAAACTTCTAAGCATGAGGATAACCATGAAATTTCACTTGTTTCCTCTGGAGCCCCTGGACGCGTTGTGCAAGCGTTCACAATGCTACAGGATAGCCCTGAAGCACAGGTACTTACCACAAACTTTGCCAATGTAAATAGAGTCAACTACTAAGTTGTTGTGCCATCGCTTGCTAGCGTCAATGAGGATTACATGTCTCTTTTTCAAACACTAAAAGATAATGATGTTTTGTGAAATCTGAGCCCTATTATTGAAATTTCACATGCAAGCTTGACATTTGATCACAAAATCTCTAGCCTTCATATTTTCTGGAGTAACACTTTCCATTTTATTATGTTAGTTTGGTTCAAGCGCTCAATTTATTCCTTATTAAAATATCCTGGTTCTACTGCAAGCATAGATTCTACTTTTAAATTCTGAAAGTTCTTCTCTTTGGAAGCTTATAAAAGTTGTTACAGATCATTTTATGATAACTGTTGGTTGCAGGAAGTTGTTGCCTCACTTGCTTCTGATCAGAATGTTTGGAACGCTGTAATGAGGAATGAAAAGGTTATGAAGTTTTACAAGACCTATGCGACGAGTAAGTATTAGTCTAGGTGCCCGGCCTATTTTGCTCATCTGATTGAgtagatttttcaaaatttaaccTGCTATCCGCTCTTACTACTTTCCCTCTCTCAGAGCTTAACGAAGATGAGGTCGAAGGCAGTGAGTCAGACTCCGTGCAGAACAGCAGTGAGTTGGGCAGCGCTGGAGAAGCGTTCATGTGCTACGTGGAGAAAATGAAGGCACTGGTGTCTGAGATGATGACGAACCTTTCAAGCATTATGCAAGATCTAGTTGCAACCTCGGACGAGGGCCAGAGCAAGGGGAAGCTGAAGACTATGATCCTGGACTCCAAGAAAGATTTTGCAAATGCTCCATCAGCCTTCGTCCTCTTGGCTATTGCTTCGATCATGGTAGTTTTACTTAAGCGCGCGTAGGCCATTTGCCCAGtcataatgataaaataataagGTAGGATTCTTTGGTGTTCAGGACATTCGGGTTCTTTTTttggtcagatttttttttcttctcagttCAACAAGTAGTTGACTGTACGAATGAATCCTCGTAATCGTGTTCACCTGATACATTGAGAGACATCGCGAGAGCTTGAAGTCTTTGGTATTGTAAAGTTTTCACTCTCCTTATAATATAAAGCCAGCTTCTGCTGGATCTTTCAGGAAAAAGAATGGCAGGAATGCATTGCATGGTTTTTGAACTATTTAGGTTGATGATACGTTCGTGTACGTCTGGATAGCATGTATTGTCATCGCGTGCATACAGTTTCATACTTTCATtattaagctatcggactatcGCGAATCCATTTCGTGTTAttctcagatttaaaaataataatatacacttcactgataaaaaaataataatatacgCTTCACTGATAAAATCAAATTAGCTACGATGACACGTGTAAATCATGCACACAAAGCAACAGATTGATTCAAGTTGATTTCAGTGATTACTGGCAACAAATTTATCAAGTTGATTTCAGTGATTATTGGCATACAAATTTATCGGTATAAACATGCAATGAACCAACAATATCAACAGTTCCAGATTGAGCATAACTCTTGCCATAACAATATCAGCAGTCCCGGATTGTGGCAGTAAAAGGCTTTTCGAATCAACGAGGGAAAGTTAAGATCCCCTCGGCGGCTCGGCCCTCTCAAGTTTTATTTGTAATAATTCAGACACAGACTGATGGAAGCATGAATTTCCAGTTATTGAACCAGTCAAATTTCCTAAGTCCCAAGCATCCCTCTTATAGCTCAGTGTGCAACTCTGCAGAGAAAAGAATAAGGTAAAATTGAGAAAACTCTCTTTTCATAGTCACGAGAAATACTGTCTGACAGTCAAATACACATACTTTCATCAGGGTTGACTCTTGCTCTAACATAAGAAACGCTAAAGGCTTAGAATTGAAGTTCCATTTCTAGCTTACACCAACTTGCTTGGGAAGTCTGTTGTTGTATAGAAGAAACCGCTAACAACATGGCTTTGATTTATACAAGACACAACATAAGTTTACAGTAGAAGAATCTAGTAATACCTTTTGCCGCAAAACACCCACCCAGAGTGGATCATGTCACTCAACTCGGATCTGCTTACAGAGAATCTTAATTGTGGACCTTGAGCATCTTAGTTTAAATCCATAGCAGAAGATTGAAGAAATGCCACAGTGCTGCTACCAAAGTTTCCACTAGCCATTTCTTCTGAGAGAAGGGGAGGTTCATCAGGAATCTACCACCCAGAGAAATCCTTAAATTCTACATTAGACACACtcgcttttcttttcttgtttgaaTCATCTGCAACCACATCAGCAAAGCCAGCTGTCCGAGCTTTTAGGTACTTGCCAACGCCACCACCAGAGCTAGTTGAACCAGCAACGCCAGTGCCTGGATTGCTATACCATGATCCCACCTTATCCTGAATTACCAagtaaaattttaaacaaatgatataaataaatgaaacaagTTCATGATCACAAGTTCATTACAGAAACAAGATGATAGGCAACATACATAATCCTCatcccttttcttctcctcttcctttgccttttcttcttcttcttcatctggTTCCGTGTAAGGGTTCACAAATACACTTACTTTTAATATCTTTATTTCCTCCTGTAGATTAAGGAAGAAATAAGAATCACATGTTAAAAGAAGACCGGAAGAAGAGTAGAAAACAGCAGTATAAACCAGTACAGCAAATCAAAGCTAAAACATAAATGAATACAAAAAGCAATCCTTAAAAAGCAGCATACTGCAATTGCATAAAAGCCAATGGATCCATATATTATAGCAACTGTTTTGCAACAAAATTTATGATAGTTCATGTTTAAAATCGAGTTAAAAATGCAGATGGAAGTAAAAGTAACAATCACACTAACCAATGGTCGATCGTCATCATCAACAGGAACCTTTTCCATAGCTGAAAGAGTGGTCAAGCCACCGACCACCATGCCAAATACCGTATGCTTGAAATTTAAATGTGGTGCGGACTTGTACAAGATGAAAAATTGGGACCCGTTGGTATGAGGCCCAGAATTAGCCATGCTGACAACACCTCTTCCTGAATGTATAAGTTTTGAATTCAGTTCATCCTTGAAAGGTTTACCCCATATGGACTCCCCTCCACTTCCTGTGCCAGTTGGATCACCTCCTTGAATCATGAAATTTCTGTAAAAGGAATTATTAAACAGATAAGATTTAGATATGACCATAAGTATGCATAAAACAAATGACTAGGTAAAAAGGACTAATGTGATCAGAACATACTTGATACTACGATGGAAGATAAGACCATTATAGTAACCATTTTCACAATGTGTGAGGAAATTTTCACATGTCCGAGGTGTTATATCACAATGAAGCTCCAAATTCAAATCACCATGGGTGGTATGCAACTGAACATATCCCTTCTTTTTTGGATTCTTTTCAACCTTAACATACTCAAGTTCATTTTTGGTGACAGGATCATAGGCAGTTGATGTGAAAGAACGTGAAGCTGCTCCTGTGGTGTAACGGCTTTTAACCTGAAATCATTGAATCATCTCCATCAGAGAAAATCCACTGCGTATGTAACACAAACCAGACAAAATACATTGAGATGATACGAAAGTGTACCAGTTTCGCATTTACAGGAGCTCGATCTCCTGCCATGTGCATTGCTATTCTAGCAGCTGTTTTCTCAGCAGTAGCAGCCTTTGCTGCGGCTGCACTTCTGCCATGaacagaagcagaagcagcatcTACAATACTGAAAGGCTGATGAGGTTTAGGTTCTTTGCCAGATTTTGAGTCATCCTTCTCCTTTTTTGCCAATATAGCAGCAAGTGCAGCAGCTCTTTCCTTTTGAGCTTTCTGCCCTCCCCCACCATGCAAAAAAGCTAACTTTCCCTTTTCAGTTCCAAGTTCCTTAATCATTTGCTTAAGATCACCAGAAATATTTATGTTGTAGGTTGGATCATCTTTCATTCGTTGCAACTCTGAGCAACAGTCATACAGATAAAGCATGTAAGTTAACTAGGAAATAGCAATATGAAAGAAGTAAGAGTGAAAGAGGGACCGGAATCAACCTTCATCTTCAAGTTTGAGGCCTTTCTTGACATGGTCAAATTCACCTAGGATCTTGCTATCAACCGCATTTGGATTCTTCAAAGTTCATAAGATGAATATAATTAGATTACAGGGCTAAATGTCAACAAATTGACACTGAGTACAGTAGACATGCAGTTCTAAATACATACCTGAATTGTTATCAAGTCATTTCGTGTAAAGGGCTCATCAGTTAGCAATTCTCTCCAATTCTTTGGCTTGATGTTGAGTTCTTGGATTGCCTGCATTTTATGAGTCAAGAATGCATGAGCTAAAAAGTACCATAGGTCCATAATACTAAATTGTTCACTTGAAAAAGCTCACCAAACCCCACCTCATAACAGAAGACGTTCCCAGTAGTCTTTACAGCAACTATATGCGTGAATTCTGTAAAAACTTTATTCAAAACAGGGCACTGGAACTCTCCTGCAAGAAAAAGGACAGATATTTAATGTCCGAGATAGAAGAGTACATGTACCGTAACATTTGGTTCAAGATACTCTGAAATTTTTGCGACAGTTTAACTCACCATCTGAGTTCTTGTGGAATGTTAAAGGCATTAGATCTTCCTGCTTGAGTGGTGTTCCTGTTACTGGGTGCTTCCCGAACTTCTTAATGTATGGAATTATGCTCCTACATTTATACACAGGCAACACAGGATTTTCAGGATCTCAGTCTCTAATATTTTCTCCAAAAACATATACAAAGAAGAACAATGAACTTACATCAAATCAAAGACGCTTCCATCTGCTGTGCACACTGGATCCTCAAATGGTAAAAACGTAAGCCTAAACCACCAAACCAAATAATTATAATCAGTGGAGAACGGAGGAAATTAACATTTGGTATACAGATCCATCCACTACTAAGCTCAATCAACATAATCTAAAGGTTAAATATCATCAAGTACTGAAGTTGACCACAAAGAAATTACTATACTTTGCTAACCGCCTTAACTGGTAACATATCAACTAAAAGATCAACAGGAAGCGCAATAATGAAGTTTATGCACTAAATAAGAAAAGCTACAAGCTCAGGCTCTCCCCAAACCCTAATTAGAATAGTAATGACTAGCAGAATACACAGAAGGAGGAAAATCTCCCTTCCGGCTAGTTCCAAAAACAGTAGAGGAAGGGTAATTACGCGCAGCAGTAGAAGGGAAGGCGCTTGAAGGGCGTGCCGGCCTCCTTCTGCTTGGCGCCGCCCCACTCCGTCGCCCACTCCGTCCGCGTTATGAACATCCGGTCCTTGCTATGCTGCTTCTTCCCCATCTCCGATGAGCCTACAAGATCGCGCCTACAGCCGGTGGTGCTGGTgccgctgcttctgctgctcgccggcggcgagaaagAGGGGAGATTTGACGGCGAGGAGCGTTTGGGTCGGATTGgtcggggagagagaaggaagaagaagccgATTCGCccgcggctcggctcggctccggTTGGAATACGGCTCGAGCCGCCGCCTCACTAGGTCGGTCCAGAGATAGTTTCGGCTCAGCTCGGCCCATCTGGAAAGCCTATGGGCCGGCTATGGCCCATGGATAGAGCGCAATAGCACACGCGAGATTCGGGGTAGCGCaaatgggcggcggcggcggcgggaggccgacggcgagcggggcgagcagcagcagcagcagcgatgaTGACGGGGACGCCGCCTGGAAGGCGGCCATCGAATCCATCGCCGCAGTGGGTTTCGGCCTGCCGCTGTCCAACGGCGCGGCGAAGGCCacctctggcggcggcggcgaggccagcCACGGCGtggagcagcagccgccgcaggAGGGGAAGGCGCAAGCACCTGGGCTTAAGCTTTACCAGATCAAGGTTATTTCGTGATTTATTCTTGTTTGCTGCTGCTTCCCGTTCCTTACTTATAATCGATTGGTTCGTTCATGCCCCCCAGGGATAGGCAGTTAGGTGAGTAATGTGTTACTACTAACTTAACGCATTCACTTCTATGATATTCTAAGCTGTTTTGCTTCCACACAATTATTTGTTCTATGGTTGATTTGGATACTTTGGGAAAACGCATACTACTTCGTATGAATTTCCTAGCAATGTTACTACCATGGAGAGCACATACATGAGTCATCAATTTACCTATGACCCCCTTCATAATTCTAATAGCAATAACTCCTGATGGTTGGTACCCTTCTCCATCTACCGAGATTCTCGATGAAAAGGCAAATCTAGTGCCATTGTGAATGATAACTCTCAAAAGCATATATGACAACTGAcaagaatataaaaaaaattagcaatttaggaaaaaagaaaaatagaaacaaaagaaagagcCATAGATTTTCAGAAACATTTGAGATACTCTGTCAATTTTATCTCATCAGTTAGCATCATCTAATTATTGTAGTGAGTGTTGAGTCAACCGATGCATGGCCATTTGAGAGTTAAGCTAGTGGATTTTA from Oryza glaberrima chromosome 3, OglaRS2, whole genome shotgun sequence carries:
- the LOC127768534 gene encoding uncharacterized protein LOC127768534, whose protein sequence is MGGGSIRAAAKAAMIGGYRSASAVRRAVLPASPAPQTAPSAAGEGRKAASTYAAIDDWVIPDREVFGPVPTHEEAMAATLDLKESFQFAKSAQLEPLPSGDLDVPTKVGQEGLVHSETPQDLVHSETQGLVDLGASQDLVHSETSQGLVHSESSQGLIHSKTSKHEDNHEISLVSSGAPGRVVQAFTMLQDSPEAQEVVASLASDQNVWNAVMRNEKVMKFYKTYATKLNEDEVEGSESDSVQNSSELGSAGEAFMCYVEKMKALVSEMMTNLSSIMQDLVATSDEGQSKGKLKTMILDSKKDFANAPSAFVLLAIASIMVVLLKRA
- the LOC127768533 gene encoding peptidyl-prolyl cis-trans isomerase CYP65, whose product is MGKKQHSKDRMFITRTEWATEWGGAKQKEAGTPFKRLPFYCCALTFLPFEDPVCTADGSVFDLMSIIPYIKKFGKHPVTGTPLKQEDLMPLTFHKNSDGEFQCPVLNKVFTEFTHIVAVKTTGNVFCYEAIQELNIKPKNWRELLTDEPFTRNDLITIQNPNAVDSKILGEFDHVKKGLKLEDEELQRMKDDPTYNINISGDLKQMIKELGTEKGKLAFLHGGGGQKAQKERAAALAAILAKKEKDDSKSGKEPKPHQPFSIVDAASASVHGRSAAAAKAATAEKTAARIAMHMAGDRAPVNAKLVKSRYTTGAASRSFTSTAYDPVTKNELEYVKVEKNPKKKGYVQLHTTHGDLNLELHCDITPRTCENFLTHCENGYYNGLIFHRSIKNFMIQGGDPTGTGSGGESIWGKPFKDELNSKLIHSGRGVVSMANSGPHTNGSQFFILYKSAPHLNFKHTVFGMVVGGLTTLSAMEKVPVDDDDRPLEEIKILKVSVFVNPYTEPDEEEEEKAKEEEKKRDEDYDKVGSWYSNPGTGVAGSTSSGGGVGKYLKARTAGFADVVADDSNKKRKASVSNVEFKDFSGW